From Abyssibius alkaniclasticus:
GGGCGGGGCCAGCTTCGTTCTGCCCATCGGCGCGCTCATTACCATGCTGATCATGGGCTTCACCCCGGCCTATGCGGCGGTGTTCGGCATTATCGCCGTGGTGGTCAGCAGTTGGCTGACCCAGAACCGCATGGGCCCGCGCGCGGTGGTCGAGGCGCTGATCATGGGCACCAAGGGCATGATCATGACGGCCGTGCTGCTTTGCACCGTCGGGCTGATCGTGAATGTCATATCAACGGCGGGCATCGGCAATACATTCAGCCTGATGATTGCCGATTGGGCGGGGGGCAACCTGCTTATCGCCATTCTGCTTGTCGCGCTTGCCAGCCTTGTGCTGGGCATGGGCCTGCCGGTGACCGCCGCCTATATCGTGCTGGCCACCCTGTCGGCCCCCGCGCTTGCCGGCATGATCGCCGACCGAGTGGTGATTGATACGCTGGTGCTTGGCCAGTTGAATGACGGTGCGCGCGCCATCCTGATGCTGGGCGCGCCCGAGCATATCGCCGCCCTGTCCGGCCCCATGCCCTATGCGCAGGCGGTTGACATCGTGCAGGCATTGCCGCTGGAAATTGCCGCGCCGCTGCGCGACCTGACCGTGCCGCCCGAAGCCGCGCTTGGCGCGCTGCTCTCAGCCCATATGATCATCTTCTGGCTGAGCCAGGATAGCAACGTCACCCCGCCCGTGGCGCTTGCCGCCTTTACGGCGGCGGCCATTGCCAAGGCGCCCGCTATGGCCACCGGATTTGCAAGCTGGAAGCTGGCCAAGGGTTTGTATATCGTGCCGCTGATGATTGCCTACACACCATTTCTATCGGGCAGCGCCGGGCAGGCGCTGGTTATTTTCGGCTTTGGTGTGGTTGGCATTTACGGGCTGGCGGGGGCGCTTCAGGGCTGCATGGAGCATCGGTTCGGCTGGGTCATGCGCCTGCTGGCCGGGGCGGGGGGCATTGCCTGCCTCTGGCCCGATCCGCTTTGGCTGAACATTGCAGGCGCGCTCGTCGTGCTGGCCGTTCTGGTCTATAATATCCGCAGCGGCCCAACGGTCCGGCGCGCGGCGGTGTGATTGTTTAATGTCTGCACATAATGTGCAGGAAATCGGAGCAAAAGGTGCGACACCCGCAGGATAAACCAAAGCCCAAAAGCCTGTCGCAGCTGGCATATGAATGCCTTGAAAACGAGATTGTCACCATGAAACTGCCCCCCGGCATTCTGGTGACCGAGGCGCAGTTGCGCGACCAGCTTGGCCTTGGCCGCACACCCTTGCGCGAGGCGATGCAGCGGCTGCAATGGGAAGGGCTGATCGAGGTGCGCCCGCGCGCGGGCATTCGGGTGACGGATTTGCGCCAGAGCGATTTTGCCAAAGTGCTGCGTCTGCGCCACACGCTTGAGCCTGAACTCGTGGCCGCCGCGGTTGCGAATTCGACCGAGAAGCAGCGCGCCTATTTTGCCAGATTGCGTGCGGATTTTGTAAAATCCGAGGCGCAAAATGACCGTGCCGCATTTCTGAAGGCCGACAAGGCGCTCGATTCCTATATGGCGGAACTGGCCGACGAGCCGTTTCTGGCGCTGTCGATTGCGCCTTTGCAAACCCATTCGCGCCGTTTCTGGTATCGGTTCTTTTCGGCCAATGGCGTGGCGGCGGCCGTGCAACTGCACCTGCCGCTGATTGATGCCTGCCATGCGGGCGCGGGCGAGCCGGCGCGCGGGGCCAGCCAAACGCTGCTGGCGGGTCTTCTGGCCAACGCGACCGCGCAGATGGCGTAACGCTAATCGGCCACGGTTTCGGCGTGGTGGCAGGCGGTGAGCTGGCCGCCGACCTTGCGCAGCTCCGGGCGGTCTTTTTTGCAGATTTCGGTGGCGAAACGGCAGCGCGCATGAAAGGCGCAGCCCGGCGGCACGTTCAGCGGCGAGGGCAACTCGCCTTCCAGCTTGATCCGTTTGCGCGGGGCTTCGGGGTCGGCCACCGGCGTGGCCGAGAGCAGCGCGCGCGTATAGGGGTGGCGCGGATTGCCGAAAATCTCTTCCTTGCTGCCATATTCGACCACGCGGCCGAGATACATCACCATCACATCATTCGCCATGTGTTTGACGACCGAAAGGTCATGGCTGATGAACAGATAGGCGAGGTTCAACCGGTCTTGCAATTCAACAAGCAGGTTCAGAATCTGCCCCTGGATAGACAGGTCGAGTGCGGAAACAGGTTCATCCAGCACCAGCACGCGCGGGTCCATCATCAGCGCGCGGGCCACGGCAATGCGCTGGCGCTGACCGCCCGAGAACATATGCGGGTAACGGTCGTAATGTTCGGGGCGCAAGCCGACCTGGGTGAGCATTTTGCGGGCGCGTTCCTCGCGTTCCTTGGCCGGAATATCGCGCCGGTTGATCAGCAAAGGTTCTTCCAGAATCTTGCCGATTTTCTGGCGCGGGTTGAGCGAGCCGAACGGGTTTTGAAACACGATCTGCACGGTCGAGCGGAGCTGAACCCGCTCGGCATTCGTCGCCTTGGCCACGTCGATGCCGTCGATGTTCAGCGCGCCTGCGGTGGGCGGTTCGATCATCGTGACAACGCGCGCCAGTGTCGATTTTCCGCAACCCGATTCACCCACCACGGCCAGCGTGCGCCCCGGTGCCAGCGTGAAGCTGGTTTCGGACAATGCGTGCAGATCCTGCCCTTTGGAGAACATGCTGGCCCCCACATGGTAGGTGCGCGTCAGATGGTTGGCGGTTACAATGGGGGCTGTCATGCTGTGGCCTCGGACTTGATATTCAACGGATGGTGGCACAGCGCCTGACCTTGGGGCACGCGCGGCGGCGGCGTGGTCTTGCAAATTTCGGTTGCATGGGCGCAGCGCGGCGAGAACAGGCAGCCTTCGGGGCGGTCGAACTGCCCCGGCACAACCCCCGGAATGGTGGGCAAAAGCCGCGTTGTCGCGCGCTCGGGCAAAGCTTCCAGCAGCGCCGAGGTATAGGGGTGGTGCGGTGTGGCGAACAAATCGCGCACATGCTGTTCTTCCACCTTCTGGCCCGCATATTGCACCGAAACCCGCTCGGCGGTTTCGGCGATCACGCCCATATCATGGGTGATCAGCACCAAGCCCATGCCGGTTTCGCGCTGCAAACCGATCAGCAGATCGAGGATTTGCGCCTGAATGGTCACGTCAAGCGCGGTGGTTGGTTCATCCGCAATCAGCAGTTTGGGTTTGCAGGCAATGGCCATTGCGATCATCACGCGCTGGTTCATGCCGCCCGAAAGCTGGTGCGGAAAGGTGTTGAGCCGCTTTTCGGGCGAGGGCAGGCCGACCTGTTCGAGCAGTTCCACCGCGCGGGCCTGGCGCTGGGCGCGGTCCATCGTGGTGTGTTTACGAAGCGATTCCTTGATCTGGTAGCCGACGGTGAAGCACGGGTTGAGCGATGACATCGGCTCCTGGAAGATCATCGCCATATCGCGCCCGATCAGGCGGCGGCGGTCTTTGGGGCGGATGGTGAGCAGATCGTGGCCCGCAAATTCCATCTTGTCGGCGGTGACATTCGCCGTCCAGGGCAGCAGGCCCATCAGGGCGAGCATCGACACCGATTTGCCCGAGCCGCTTTCGCCGACAATGGCCTGAATTTCGCCGGGGTCGAGCGCAAGATCGACCCCGTCAACCGCCTTGAACGGGCCGGAGCCGGTGGTGAAGGACACCGAAAGATTGCGGATTTCGAGCAGCGCCATGCTTCAGCTCCTTTTCAGCTTGGGGTCAAGCGCGTCGCGCAGCCCGTCGCCCATCAGGTTGATGGCCAGAACGGTGATGAGAATCGCAAGGCCGGGCAGGGTTACAACCCACCATGCGCGCTGGATGAATTCGCGGCTTTCGGCCAGCATCGTGCCCCATTCCGGGGTAGGGGGCTGCGCACCCATGCCCAGAAAGCCAAGCGCGGCGGCATCCAGAATGGCGGTGGAAAACGATAATGCGCCCTGCACGATAATGGGTGCCATGCAGTTGGGCAGCACGGTTCTGAACATGAGCCGCAGCCTGCCGGCACCGGCAACGCGGGCCGCGGTAACATATTCCTTGGGCAATTCCCCCATAACGGCGGCGCGGGTCAGGCGCACATAATGGGGTTGCAGAACAATGGCGATGGCAATCATCGCATTCAGCAGCGACGGGCCGAGGATGGCCACCAGCACCAGCGCCAGCAACAGGCTGGGAAAGGCGAGGATGATGTCCATCACGCGCATGATCAGCGTATCGACCCAGCCGCGCGCAAAGCCTGCGATCAGCCCGATCAGAATGCCGCCGGTTGCGGCAATGGCCACCACGACAAGCCCGATGAAAAAGGAAAAGCGCGCGCCGTAAAGCAGGC
This genomic window contains:
- a CDS encoding TRAP transporter permease, producing MSEPDQAADEGLIQRAFSGPVAIALSVLALFIALGHIYVAFAPIISEFQRNAYHFAGFAFLAAVYFPVLRGRTRSRALLLADFAFGLAVAAAAIYLPAAENAIYDRGVKLNLFDATAIAISVVGGIELTRRLTGWVIPALVILSLTYIGFWGKYVGGVFSFPGLSWETIAFRSVYGDDAMFGTIARISSTYVFLFIIFGAFLLRSGAGDFVINLARAVAGRMVGGPGIVAVIASGLTGTISGSAVANTASTGVITIPLMKRAGFSPKFAGGVEAAASTGGQLMPPIMGAGAFVMASLTLIPYETIVAVAALPALLYFLSVAFFVRIEAQRMDLPPMKSDGETFRSAFAKGGASFVLPIGALITMLIMGFTPAYAAVFGIIAVVVSSWLTQNRMGPRAVVEALIMGTKGMIMTAVLLCTVGLIVNVISTAGIGNTFSLMIADWAGGNLLIAILLVALASLVLGMGLPVTAAYIVLATLSAPALAGMIADRVVIDTLVLGQLNDGARAILMLGAPEHIAALSGPMPYAQAVDIVQALPLEIAAPLRDLTVPPEAALGALLSAHMIIFWLSQDSNVTPPVALAAFTAAAIAKAPAMATGFASWKLAKGLYIVPLMIAYTPFLSGSAGQALVIFGFGVVGIYGLAGALQGCMEHRFGWVMRLLAGAGGIACLWPDPLWLNIAGALVVLAVLVYNIRSGPTVRRAAV
- a CDS encoding GntR family transcriptional regulator, producing MRHPQDKPKPKSLSQLAYECLENEIVTMKLPPGILVTEAQLRDQLGLGRTPLREAMQRLQWEGLIEVRPRAGIRVTDLRQSDFAKVLRLRHTLEPELVAAAVANSTEKQRAYFARLRADFVKSEAQNDRAAFLKADKALDSYMAELADEPFLALSIAPLQTHSRRFWYRFFSANGVAAAVQLHLPLIDACHAGAGEPARGASQTLLAGLLANATAQMA
- a CDS encoding dipeptide ABC transporter ATP-binding protein, whose protein sequence is MTAPIVTANHLTRTYHVGASMFSKGQDLHALSETSFTLAPGRTLAVVGESGCGKSTLARVVTMIEPPTAGALNIDGIDVAKATNAERVQLRSTVQIVFQNPFGSLNPRQKIGKILEEPLLINRRDIPAKEREERARKMLTQVGLRPEHYDRYPHMFSGGQRQRIAVARALMMDPRVLVLDEPVSALDLSIQGQILNLLVELQDRLNLAYLFISHDLSVVKHMANDVMVMYLGRVVEYGSKEEIFGNPRHPYTRALLSATPVADPEAPRKRIKLEGELPSPLNVPPGCAFHARCRFATEICKKDRPELRKVGGQLTACHHAETVAD
- a CDS encoding ABC transporter ATP-binding protein, which translates into the protein MALLEIRNLSVSFTTGSGPFKAVDGVDLALDPGEIQAIVGESGSGKSVSMLALMGLLPWTANVTADKMEFAGHDLLTIRPKDRRRLIGRDMAMIFQEPMSSLNPCFTVGYQIKESLRKHTTMDRAQRQARAVELLEQVGLPSPEKRLNTFPHQLSGGMNQRVMIAMAIACKPKLLIADEPTTALDVTIQAQILDLLIGLQRETGMGLVLITHDMGVIAETAERVSVQYAGQKVEEQHVRDLFATPHHPYTSALLEALPERATTRLLPTIPGVVPGQFDRPEGCLFSPRCAHATEICKTTPPPRVPQGQALCHHPLNIKSEATA
- a CDS encoding ABC transporter permease subunit; amino-acid sequence: MSIVTTHSAPPGRLREFWTYFSENRGAVIGLWVFGILLALAILAPVIAPHSPIAQYRDALLQPPVWQEGGSWRFVLGTDPTGRDMLSRLLYGARFSFFIGLVVVAIAATGGILIGLIAGFARGWVDTLIMRVMDIILAFPSLLLALVLVAILGPSLLNAMIAIAIVLQPHYVRLTRAAVMGELPKEYVTAARVAGAGRLRLMFRTVLPNCMAPIIVQGALSFSTAILDAAALGFLGMGAQPPTPEWGTMLAESREFIQRAWWVVTLPGLAILITVLAINLMGDGLRDALDPKLKRS